A genome region from Marasmius oreades isolate 03SP1 chromosome 5, whole genome shotgun sequence includes the following:
- a CDS encoding uncharacterized protein (BUSCO:EOG09262SWJ), producing the protein MVQPNVSDGIAYWTSQPATVDGVLGGFGSGSLPRVESLGSRLFLLSLFPELCTVPSAVKPLNVSSSRLPIRALDVGAGIGRVTRDTLLHLIPHVVLLEPVESFILQALSSARLSVSDHSISKHAQWPGLADKSKSVTFIQCTLQGCDPSHLLSESAKYLNRVGSMTSEDPMNDIDSGFDVIWCQWCLGHLKDDDLIAFFKRSKIALRQDNGYPGRSLIVVKENLCSDSSGGGPRTTFDEEDSSFTRSDAAWKTAFSAAGLEVVREQVQKGLPEGLYPVKMYGLR; encoded by the exons ATGGTTCAACCAAACGTGTCTGACGGAATCGCGTACTGGACGAGTCAACCTGCCACAGTCGATG GGGTGCTAGGTGGTTTTGGGTCAGGTTCATTACCTCGCGTCGAATCCCTCGGTTCTCGTCTCTTCCTTCTCAGTCTTTTCCCGGAATTGTGTACCGTTCCATCTGCAGTAAAACCTCTGAATGTATCTTCCTCGCGTCTCCCCATTCGTGCTCTAGACGTTGGTGCAGGCATTGGACGAGTCACTCGTGAT ACTCTACTGCATCTCATACCACATGTGGTACTACTCGAACCTGTCGAATCGTTCATCCTACAAGCACTGTCCAGCGCACGCCTCTCAGTCTCTGACCATTCTATATCCAAACACGCTCAATGGCCAGGTCTAGCAGATAAATCCAAAAGCGTCACTTTCATCCAGTGTACCCTACAAGGCTGTGACCCATCTCACCTCCTCTCAGAATCAGCAAAATATCTTAATCGGGTAGGGTCGATGACATCAGAAGACCCAATGAACGAtatcgactctggtttcgaTGTCATCTGGTGTCAGTGGTGTTTAGGCCATCTGAAAGACGACGATTtgatcgctttcttcaagaGGAGTAAAATCGCTCTGAGGCAGGACAATGGGTATCCTGGTCGTAGTCTGATAGTGGTGAAGGAAAATTTATGTTCGGATTCATCGGGTGGTGGTCCTAGAActacttttgatgaagaggattCCAGCTTCACGAG ATCGGATGCAGCCTGGAAAACTGCATTTTCAGCAGCCGGTTTGGAAGTAGTGAGAGAACAGGTCCAGAAGGGACTACCGGAGGGGCTATATCCAGTAAAAAT GTATGGCTTACGGTGA
- a CDS encoding uncharacterized protein (BUSCO:EOG09262ZZ8) — protein sequence MCKQWPTIAQRDDLIAKRETRSNKMQMQATARKILVVGGNGFIGSSICRAALAKGMEVTSVSSSGRPYATPNGHSPAWTSKVTWLKGNAFDPTTFSHVLSEMDGVAHSMGTLIEDNGVYKAALKDGDVTKLLSGLIENLNPKNPLSKRNTEGSYESLNRDSALRVCEAFIQSGEGKTYLSPRSFVYLSAEDISRPVIPSRYIETKREAEQGIEALVSEKPQIYRGVYIRPSLVYHAHYRPLSTPIAALLDLSATLHAKVPRGIPKPADVLRSVGNALSPRSIPPQGHVDVGPVLESVANVLSIPPIHVDHVGDAVAIALQSDDVRGVVGVPRMRELIGWHS from the exons ATGTGTAAGCAATGGCCTACAATAGCTCAGCGCGATGACCTCATCGCCAAACGCGAGACGCGCTCCAACAAGATGCAGATGCAAGCCACGGCTCGAAAGATTCTCGTGGTTGGCGGCAACGGTTTTATAG GCTCTTCAATATGTCGCGCTGCGTTAGCGAAGGGTATGGAGGTCACCAGCGTAAG TTCTTCTGGACGACCTTACGCGACGCCCAATGGACACTCACCGGCGTGGACATCTAAA GTAACCTGGCTCAAAGGAAACGCCTTCGATCCCACCACATTCTCACATGTCCTCTCTGAAATGGACGGTGTCGCACACTCAATGGGAACCCTCATTGAAGATAATGGGGTCTACAAGGCCGCATTGAAAGATGGAGACGTGACTAAATTACTCAGCGGTCTCATCGAAAATCTCAATCCGAAAAATCCTCTGAGCAAGAGGAACACAGAGGGTAGCTACGAGAGTCTGAATAGGGATTCTG CTTTACGCGTGTGTGAAGCTTTCATTCAGTCCGGAGAGGGCAAGACGTATCTCTCTCCCAGATCTTTTGTATACCTATCCGCAGAAGACATTTCTCGGCCCGTCATTCCATCCAGATACATTGAAACCAAACGTGAGGCAGAGCAGGGTATCGAAGCCCTCGTCTCCGAAAAGCCCCAGATATATCGCGGCGTTTACATCAGACCCA GCCTGGTGTATCACGCTCATTATCGACCCCTCTCCACGCCTATAGCCGCTCTACTCGATCTCTCCGCCACCCTTCATGCCAAAGTCCCACGGGGTATTCCAAAACCAGCCGACGTTCTTCGCAGTGTCGGTAATGCCTTGTCCCCGCGTTCCATTCCGCCACAAGGCCATGTCGACGTCGGTCCAGTCCTAGAAAGCGTTGCCAACGTCTTGTCCATCCCACCCATTCATGTTGATCATGTCGGAGACGCCGTCGCTATCGCTTTACAGTCGGATGACGTGAGAGGGGTCGTCGGTGTCCCGAGAATGAGGGAACTCATAGGTTGGCATTCATGA
- a CDS encoding uncharacterized protein (BUSCO:EOG092614UB) codes for MANSDFEDDLFDVMEDEGEGEDEPEREIEEENVDFDVVAEDPTEPDDEEPSDDSDDGSDDDDEDEEAATELSGDPLAEVLAAEMANAIPNRSSSEPQSSHSTKAPSPVPLARRRSPSPATMRRNSLRLRAVPRTFTIEAICALPHPVSTHALAASHCMTHLLTGSDDGYIRDYDIFTALNSKNFLTAPQRHHSGVVEGIMKAGQIRFWWENLYPPSPGIEVERTLAPVYSLAMQSDALWTLAGTDTGPINLFTVRHEPGRICHTLIGHRGPVSSMSMDHDEKGFFSAGWDGEALQWDLNTGQNVRKFTAHGSQLTCVAVRPTDSVYTETGSPISVHPEPNDLVGGSINSKLHPFTNPTSQTDIDAKSDASHDSLFDGDDADESNQATSGAATTSNAKVSTGQRSIVPVPKGAPPLLDSERYKIFSPDILMTVAIDGQIMLWDKRVHSPGQGVGRLGLSDKTPPWCLSACWSVDGSQIYAGRRNGAVEVYDMRQIGRTGPFGTPRLLKTLRNPQSSGVVSCVVALPDNRHIACASIDNIRLWNVADAVEADTSGRTRIQFKIIPGHHGGYISQMVVDPGARFLVSSSSNRGWHGDSTKTVFVHDIRHIQ; via the exons ATGGCGAATAGCGATTTTGAAGATGATTTATTCGATGTAATGGAAGACGAGGGCGAAGGCGAAGATGAGCCCGAGCGTGAAatagaagaagagaacgtCGATTTCGACGTCGTAGCCGAAGACCCGACCGAACCAGACGAT GAAGAACCCTCCGATGACTCTGACGATGGCtccgatgacgacgatgaagacgaggaggCTGCCACTGAATTATCCGGAGATCCATTGGCAGAAGTTTTAGCTGCTGAGATGGCAAACGCAATTCCGAACAGGTCATCATCAGAACCACAGTCTAGCCATAGTACAAAAG CACCCTCTCCCGTACCATTGGCTCGCAGGCGCTCGCCGTCCCCTGCGACTATGCGCAGGAATAGCCTTCGTCTTCGTGCAGTACCTCGAACATTCACGATTGAAGCGATTTGTGCTCTCCCCCATCCCGTTTCCACACATGCTCTGGCCGCGTCTCATTGCATGACCCACCTCCTAACGGGATCCGACGATGGTTATATCCGTGACTACGACATCTTTACTGCCCTCAACTCAAAGAACTTTCTAACGGCTCCACAAAGACACCACTCTGGCGTTGTGGAGGGAATAATGAAAGCAGGGCAGATCAGATTTTGGTGGGAGAATCTCTACCCACCCTCTCCCGGTATCGAAGTAGAGCGTACTCTCGCTCCAGTCTACAGCCTGGCTATGCAGTCTGATGCACTCTGGACATTGGCAGGTACAGAC ACGGGTCCAATCAATCTGTTTACTGTTCGGCATGAACCTGGTCGAATATGCCACACTCTGATAGGACATCGTGGCCCTGTGTCTTCGATGTCTATGGACCATGATGAGAAGGGTTTCTTTAGTGCTGGTTGGGATGGTGAGGCCTTA CAATGGGATCTAAATACCGGACAGAATGTCAGGAAATTTACAGCACACGGATCACAACTCACATGTGTTGCTGTCCGACCTACAGATTCTGTATATACTGAGACAGGTTCTCCGATATCAGTTCACCCCGAACCGAACGACTTGGTCGGTGGCAGTATAAACTCAAAGCTGCATCCATTTACAAATCCTACGTCTCAAACGGATATAGATGCCAAGTCCGATGCATCTCATGATTCGCTCTTTGATGGGGACGATGCCGACGAATCCAATCAAGCCACTTCCGGTGCTGCAACAACTTCCAATGCGAAAGTTTCTACTGGCCAGCGCAGTATCGTTCCTGTTCCAAAGGGCGCTCCTCCTCTATTAGACTCGGAACGTTACAAAATTTTCTCCCCCGACATTTTGATGACCGTTGCGATCGACGGCCAGATCATGCTCTGGGACAAGAGGGTTCATTCACCCGGACAAGGGGTTGGACGATTAGGTTTGAGCGACAAGACACCGCCCTGGTGCTTATCT GCTTGCTGGTCTGTCGATGGATCGCAAATATATGCTGGAAGGCGGAACGGCGCGGTTGAAGTCTACGACATGCGACAGATAGGTCGCACAGGTCCTTTTGGCACTCCACGCCTTTTAAAAACATTGCGTAACCCTCAAAGCTCAGGAGTAGTTTCTTGTGTGGTTGCACTCCCTGATAATAGGCATATTGCATG TGCTTCGATAGATAATATAAGGTTGTGGAACGTCGCTGATGCAGTGGAGGCCGATACCTCCGGTCGAACAAGGATACAATTTAAAATCATCCCTGGGCATCACGGGGGATATATCTCACAAATGG TGGTCGATCCTGGGGCTAGGTTTCTTGTCAGTTCTAGCAGTAATCGTGGCTGGCATGGTGATTCTACGAAAACAGTGTTTGTGCATGACATAAGACATATCCAATGA
- the SRP54 gene encoding Signal recognition particle (BUSCO:EOG09261V9P), giving the protein MVLADLGRKLNAALSSLNRAPVIDEKVLDATLKEITAALLESDVNVKLVASLRQKVKAKVKSALEGSNDKTKDASRKNLIQRAVFDELVHLVDPGVEPYKPKKGQSNVIMAVGLQGNGKTTTCTKLAVHYQKRGFKCAIVCADTFRAGAFDQTRQSATKAKVAYFGSYTETDPVAIAAQGVAKFKKERFEVIIVDTSGRHKQESELFDEMIQIGEAVQPNMTVLILDASIGQAAEAQSRAFKESADFGAIIVTKMDGHAKGGGAISAVAATKTPIIFLGVGEHLHDLDRFSPQPFISKLLGLGDVQGLMEHMQDLATQNPDKQKEMAKKLEEGKLSIRDWREQIQNVMNMGPISKIASMIPGLPQDLLQGSDEEGSMRMKRMIFITDSMTAMELESDGSPFMEMGNDGKPVGLTWRVTRVARGSGTSVREVEELLCQYRMMANMAKQAGGKNGWLSAMQKMQAAAGGKGRGANGMPTPAQIQAMQRALPPGMLQQMQRQMRSGGGMQEMMRAMMQGQGGDQMDMEEMQRMMSQMGSGLGGLGGLGGLGGMSNMSEMFKLMGMGGNR; this is encoded by the exons ATGGTCCTCGCAGACTTGGGCCGGAAACTCAATGCGGCCCTTTCATCTCTCAATAGGGCTCCTGTCATAGATGAGAAG GTGCTGGACGCTACATTGAAAGAAATAACTGCTGCATTGTTGGAATCGGACGTTAATGTCAAGCTTGTGGCATCACTTCGTCAAAAAGTCAAAGCGAAAGTCAAATCGGCATTGGAAGGTTCTAATGACAAAACGAAGGATGCGAGTCGTAAAAACCTCATACAACGA GCCGTCTTTGACGAATTAGTCCATCTGGTAGACCCCGGTGTGGAGCCTTACAAACCTAAGAAAGGGCAGAGCAATGTTATTATGGCTGTTGGTCTTCAA GGAAACGGCAAAACGACTACATGCACCAAACTAGCCGTGCATTATCAAAAGAGAGGATTCAAATGTGCCATCGTTTGCGCGGACACCTTCCGGGCTGGGGCTTTCGATCAGACTCGTCAATCCGCTACGAAAGCTAAGGTTGCATACTTTGGATCCTATACCGAGACAGATCCGGTCGCTATCGCCGCACAGGGTGTGGCAAAGTTCAAGAAGGAAAGGTTTGAAGTGATTATTGTCGATACTTCTGGGCGGCATAAGCAAGAATCAGAATTGTTCGATGAAATGATTCAGATTGGGGAAGCCGTTCAACCGAATATGACTGTCCTTATTTTGGACGCCAGCATCG GTCAAGCCGCGGAAGCACAGAGTAGGGCATTCAAAGAGAGCGCTGATTTTGGTGCCATCATTGTCACGAAAATGGATGGTCATGCTAAAGGAGGAGGGGCAATATCAGC GGTAGCAGCAACGAAAACACCGATCATATTTCTCGGTGTCGGGGAACATTTACATGACCTGGACCGGTTTTCTCCTCAGCCTTTCATCTCGAAATTACTAGGACTAGGTGATGTGCAAGGGTTAATGGAGCACATGCAAGATCTCGCCACCCAAAATCCTGACAAGCAAAAGGAGATGGCAAAAAAACTTGAAGAAGGCAAACTCAGCATACGAGATTGGAGGGAGCAGATACAGAATGTCATGAATAT GGGGCCCATTAGCAAAATTGCTTCTATGATTCCTGGGCTCCCTCAAGATTTGTTGCAAGGCTCAGACGAGGAAGGATCAATGCGGATGAAGAGAATGATATTCATTACCGATAGCATGACCGCTATGGAGCTCGAATCCGATGGGTCGCCATTCATGGAAATGGGTAACGACGGAAAGCCCGTCGGCCTTACATGGAGAGTGACGCGAGTTGCAAGAGGCAGTGGCACAAGTGTtcgagaagtggaagagCTGTTGTGCCAGTATCGCATGATGGCTAATATGGCGAAACAGGCTGGTGGCAAGAACGGGTG GCTCTCTGCGATGCAGAAGATGCAAGCAGCGGCCGGTGGGAAGGGTCGTGGCGCAAATGGTATGCCAACGCCTGCACAAATACAAGCGATGCAG CGAGCACTACCGCCAGGCatgcttcagcaaatgcaGCGTCAGATGcgaagtggtggtggtatgcAGGAAATGATGAGAGCCATGATGCAAGGGCAAGGAGGTGATCAAATGGACATGGAAGAGATGCAAA GAATGATGTCGCAAATGGGCAGTGGTCTTGGAGGTCTCGGAGGTCTGGGCGGTCTCGGAGGAATGTCGAACATGTCAGAAATGTTCAAGCTAATGGGAATGGGTGGCAATCGATGA
- the TOA2 gene encoding Transcription initiation factor IIA small chain (TFIIA 13.5 kDa subunit) (BUSCO:EOG09265ER6), with the protein MATAYYEFYRGSSIGMALTDSLDELITSGSITPQLAMKVLSQFDKSLADIMIKQVKTKTSLKGHLHTYRLCDDVWTFIVKNASFKMESNEMVNTPKIKIIACKNGDAMEAGKK; encoded by the exons ATGGCCACTGCCTACTACGAGTTTTATCGTGGTTCATC AATTGGAATGGCACTTACGGACTCGCTGGACGAGCTCATTACAAGTGGTTCAATCACGCCTCAGCTTGCCATGAAAGTCTTGTCCCAG TTTGACAAATCCCTCGCCGACATCATGATTAAGCAGGTGAAGACGAAGACTAGTCTGAAG GGCCACCTGCATACCTACCGGTTATGTGACGATGTTTGGACATTTATCGTGAAGAATGCATCATTCAAGATGGAGTCCAATGAGATGGTGAACACTCCCAAAATCAAAATAATTGCCTGTAAAAACGGAGATGCGATGGAAGCAGGAAAGAAATGA